CGTACTCGCGCAGGAACGCGAGCACCGCCGGGTTGGACGACTGCAGTTCGGTGTACGAGCCGAGGCCGAAGGCCGGGTTCGCCTTGCGGATCTCGATCAGCCGGCGGGTCCAGTGCAGCAGCGAGGAGGGCGACGCCATGGCCGCCTCGACGTTGGTGACCTGGTACCCGTGGACCGGGTCCATGATGACCGGCAGGTTCAGCCTGCCCGGATCGCACGAGGAGAAACCGGCGTTGCGGTCCGGGGTCCACTGCATGGGGGTGCGGACGCCGTCGCGGTCGCCCAGCCAGATGTTGTCGCCCATGCCGATCTCGTCGCCGTAGTAGAGGACCGGCGAGCCGGGCAGCGACAGCAGCAGGGCCGTGAACAGCTCCATCTGGTTGCGGTCGTTGTCCAGGAGCGGGGCGAGGCGGCGCCGGATGCCGATGTTGGCCCGCATCCGCGGGTCCTTGGCGTACTCGGCGTACATGTAGTCGCGCTCTTCGTCCGTGACCATTTCGAGGGTGAGCTCGTCGTGGTTGCGCAGGAAGATGCCCCACTGGCAGTTCTTCGGGATGGCCGGGGTCTTGGCCAGGATCTCGGAGACCGGGTAGCGCGACTCTCTTCGCACCGCCATGAAGATGCGCGGCATGACGGGGAAGTGGAAGGCCATGTGGCACTCGTCGCCGCCCTTGGCGAAGTCCCCGAAGTAGTCGACGACGTCCTCGGGCCACTGGTTCGCCTCGGCGAGCAGCACCGTGTCCGGGTAGTGGGCGTCGATCTCGGCCCGGACCCTCTTCAGCAGCTGGTGGGTGCGCGGGAGGTTCTCGCAGTTGGTGCCCTCCTCGGCGTACAGGTAGGGCACGGCGTCGAGGCGGAAGCCGTCGATGCCGAGGTCCAGCCAGAACCGCAGGGCGGAGATGATCTCCTCCTGGACGGCCGGGTTCTCGAAGTTGAGGTCCGGCTGGTGGGAGAAGAAGCGGTGCCAGTAGTACTGCTTGCGGACCGGGTCGTACGTCCAGTTCGAGGTCTCGGTGTCGACGAAGATGATCCGGGCGTCCTGGTACTGCTTGTCGTTGTCGGCCCACATGTAGTAGTCGCCGTACGGACCCTCCGGGTCCTTGCGCGACTGCTGGAACCACTCGTGCTGGTCGCTGGTGTGGTTCATGACGAAGTCGATGATCACCCGCATGCCGCGGGTGTGCGCGGCGTCCACGAACTCCACGAAGTCGGCGAGGTCGCCGAACTCGGGCAACACCGAGGTGTAGTCGGAGACGTCGTAGCCCCCGTCGCGCAGGGGGGAGGCGAAGAACGGCGGCAGCCACAGGCAGTCGACGCCGAGCCACTGGAGGTAGTCCAGTTTGGCGGTGAGGCCCTTGAGGTCCCCGACGCCGTCGCCGTTGCTGTCGTGGAAGGAGCGGACGAGGACCTCGTAGAAGACGGCCCGCTTGAACCAGTCGGGATCGCGGTCCTTGGCGGGGGTGTCCTCGAAGGTGTCGTGGACGGGGTCGTTGATCATCATGTGGTGGGTGACCCTCCGGTGGGCGGGGACGGTCGCAGAGCGGCCAGAACGTGCGCGGGCGTGCGGCCCGGCTCTAGGCGCACGTAGTTCGCCCTGCCCCAGTGATAGGTCTCGCCGGTGAGCTCGTCGCGCACCGCGAGGGACCCGTGCCAGTCGAGGCCGAGTACCGGCATGTCCAACGAGACCGTCGCCTCCTGGGTGTGGTGCGGATCGAGGTTGACGACCACCAGTACGGAATTGGCGCCCGCGTGCTTCGAATAGGCGATCACCTGTTCGTTGTCGGTCGAGTGGAAGTGGATGTCCCGCAGCTGCTGGAGTGCGGGATTGCGCCGGCGCAGCCGGTTCAGGGCGGTGATCAGCGGGGCGATGGTGCGGCCCTCGCGGTCGGCGGCGGCCCAGTCCCGCGGCCGGAACTCGTACTTCTCGGAGTTCAGGTACTCCTCGCTGCCCTCACGCACCGGGGTGTTCTCGCACAGCTCGTAGCCGGAGTAGATCCCCCAGGTGGGCGACATGGTGGCGGCGAGGACGGCACGGACCTCGAAGGCGGGACGGCCGCCCTTCTGCAGGTACTCGTGGAGGATGTCGGGCGTGTTGACGAAGAAGTTCGGCCGCATCACCGAGGCGGACGCGGTGGACGACAGCTCGGTCAGGTACTCCGTCAGCTCGGCCTTCGTGTTGCGCCAGGTGAAGTACGTGTACGACTGCTGGAAGCCGACGGAGGCGAGCGCGCGCATCATCGCCGGCCGGGTGAAGGCCTCCGCCAGGAAGATCACGTCCGGGTCGGACTTGTTGATGTCCGCGATCACCTTCTGCCAGAAGACCACCGGCTTGGTGTGCGGATTGTCGACCCGGAAGATGCGCACCCCGTGGTCCATCCAGTGCCGCAGGATCCGGCAGGTCTCCTCGACGATGCCGGCCATGTCGGTGTCGAAGTGGACCGGGTAGATGTCCTGGTACTTCTTCGGCGGGTTCTCGGCGTACGCGATCGTCCCGTCGGCGCGGTGGCGGAACCACTCCGGGTGCTTCTCCACCCACGGGTGGTCGGGGGAGCACTGGAGGGCGAAGTCCAGCGCGATCTCCAGCTGCAGGTCGCGGGCGCGCGCGACGAAGGCGTCGAAGTCCTCGATGGTGCCCAGCTCCGGGTGGACCGCCTCGTGCCCGCCCTCGGTGGACCCGATGGCCCACGGCACACCCGGATCCCAACTCCCCGCGGAGAGCGTGTTGTTCGGACCCTTGCGGTAGGTGCTGCCGATCGGGTGGATGGGCGGCAGGTACACCACGTCGAAGCCCATCGCGGCGATCGCGGGCAGCCGCTCGGCGGCGGTCCGGAAGGTGCCGCTGACCGGGGCCTCGCCGGGCTCCAGCACCGCTCCCTCGGAGCGCGGGAACATCTCGTACCAGGAGCCGAAGAGGGCCCGCCTGCGCTCGACGACCACGGGCAGCGGCTTGGAGGCGGTGACCAGCTCCCGCAGCGGGCGCCGGGCCAGTGCGGCGGACACGGCGGGGGCGAGAGCGGCCTCGTACCGGTCGGCGGCCGGCCGGTCCTCGTCCCGCATGATCTCGGCGGCGGCCATGACGGCCTCGCGGCCGTCGCGCTTGGGGATCCGGGCCCCGGCCCGCTCGTAGAGCTCCGCACCCTCCAGCAGCACCAGCCCGGTGTCGATCCCGGCGGGGATCTTGATCGCGGCATGGGCCCGCCAGGTGCCCAACGGGTCGCTCCACGCCTCGACGGTGTACGTCCACCTCCCCTCGGCGTCGGTGGACACCCGGGCACCCCACCGGTCGGTGCCGGGAGCGAGCTCGCGCATCGGCACAGGGGGCCGCAGCCGCCCCTTCGGATCACGCAGGACGACGTGGGCGGAGAGGGCGTCGTGTCCTTCGCGGAACACGGTGGCGGAGATCTCGAAGACCTCGTCCACGACCGCCTTGGCGGGTCTGGCGCCGCAGTCGACGGCGGGGCGGACGTCCAGCACGGGAATGCGACCGATCATGATGGG
This DNA window, taken from Streptomyces sp. TN58, encodes the following:
- the treS gene encoding maltose alpha-D-glucosyltransferase, whose product is MMINDPVHDTFEDTPAKDRDPDWFKRAVFYEVLVRSFHDSNGDGVGDLKGLTAKLDYLQWLGVDCLWLPPFFASPLRDGGYDVSDYTSVLPEFGDLADFVEFVDAAHTRGMRVIIDFVMNHTSDQHEWFQQSRKDPEGPYGDYYMWADNDKQYQDARIIFVDTETSNWTYDPVRKQYYWHRFFSHQPDLNFENPAVQEEIISALRFWLDLGIDGFRLDAVPYLYAEEGTNCENLPRTHQLLKRVRAEIDAHYPDTVLLAEANQWPEDVVDYFGDFAKGGDECHMAFHFPVMPRIFMAVRRESRYPVSEILAKTPAIPKNCQWGIFLRNHDELTLEMVTDEERDYMYAEYAKDPRMRANIGIRRRLAPLLDNDRNQMELFTALLLSLPGSPVLYYGDEIGMGDNIWLGDRDGVRTPMQWTPDRNAGFSSCDPGRLNLPVIMDPVHGYQVTNVEAAMASPSSLLHWTRRLIEIRKANPAFGLGSYTELQSSNPAVLAFLREYGDDLVLCVHNFSRFAQPTELELQSFNGRVPVELTGDVRFPPIGEWPYLLTLAGHGFYWFRLRAEQRGDRRVK
- a CDS encoding alpha-1,4-glucan--maltose-1-phosphate maltosyltransferase is translated as MIGRIPVLDVRPAVDCGARPAKAVVDEVFEISATVFREGHDALSAHVVLRDPKGRLRPPVPMRELAPGTDRWGARVSTDAEGRWTYTVEAWSDPLGTWRAHAAIKIPAGIDTGLVLLEGAELYERAGARIPKRDGREAVMAAAEIMRDEDRPAADRYEAALAPAVSAALARRPLRELVTASKPLPVVVERRRALFGSWYEMFPRSEGAVLEPGEAPVSGTFRTAAERLPAIAAMGFDVVYLPPIHPIGSTYRKGPNNTLSAGSWDPGVPWAIGSTEGGHEAVHPELGTIEDFDAFVARARDLQLEIALDFALQCSPDHPWVEKHPEWFRHRADGTIAYAENPPKKYQDIYPVHFDTDMAGIVEETCRILRHWMDHGVRIFRVDNPHTKPVVFWQKVIADINKSDPDVIFLAEAFTRPAMMRALASVGFQQSYTYFTWRNTKAELTEYLTELSSTASASVMRPNFFVNTPDILHEYLQKGGRPAFEVRAVLAATMSPTWGIYSGYELCENTPVREGSEEYLNSEKYEFRPRDWAAADREGRTIAPLITALNRLRRRNPALQQLRDIHFHSTDNEQVIAYSKHAGANSVLVVVNLDPHHTQEATVSLDMPVLGLDWHGSLAVRDELTGETYHWGRANYVRLEPGRTPAHVLAALRPSPPTGGSPTT